A genomic region of Miscanthus floridulus cultivar M001 chromosome 3, ASM1932011v1, whole genome shotgun sequence contains the following coding sequences:
- the LOC136546814 gene encoding probable protein phosphatase 2C 62 — MAGKEILHKVKDKVKDAFSSSGPETGKGKTKLSGKRVKHGYHLVKGKSNHPMEDYLVAEYRQVGEHDLGLFAIFDGHLGHTVSDFLRSHLFNNILSEPEFLSDPETAIQNAYQLTDQKILENAAELGRGGSTAVTAILIGSDKSVKLVVANVGDSRAVISKNGVAEQLSVDHEPNMERQTIEQKGGFVSNLPGDVPRVDGQLAVARAFGDRSLKKHLSSEPYVIEETIDENTDFLILASDGLWKVMSNQEAVDEIKDCKDAQAAAKHLTEQAVNRKSKDDISVIVVKFLC, encoded by the exons ATGGCTGGCAAGGAAATCCTTCACAAGGTGAAGGACAAG GTGAAAGATGCGTTTAGTTCATCAGGACCAGAAACAGGGAAAGGCAAGACAAAGTTATCAGGCAAGCGTGTCAAGCATGGTTACCATCTGGTGAAGGGAAAATCTAATCATCCAATGGAGGACTATCTAGTAGCAGAGTACCGACAAGTTGGTGAACATGATTTGGGTTTGTTTGCGATATTCGATGGTCACCTGGGCCACACTGTTTCAGACTTTTTGCGCTCCCATCTTTTCAATAACATCTTGAGTGAG CCAGAATTCTTGAGTGATCCAGAAACtgctatccaaaatgcataccaaCTTACAGATCAGAAAATATTGGAAAACGCAGCAGAGTTGGGAAGAGGTGGCTCCACAGCTGTTACTGCCATCTTAATAGGCAGTGACAAGTCCGTGAAACTAGTAGTTGCAAATGTTGGGGATTCACGGGCAGTTATTAGCAAGAATGGTGTGGCGGAGCAGCTTTCAGTTGACCATGAACCAAACATGGAGCGACAAACAATTGAGCAAAAGGGTGGCTTTGTATCAAACCTACCGG GTGATGTGCCACGCGTTGATGGGCAGCTGGCAGTTGCAAGGGCATTTGGAGACCGGAGCTTGAAGAAGCACCTCAGCTCTGAACCATATGTGATTGAGGAAACTATCGATGAAAATACCGATTTTTTAATTCTAGCAAGTGATGGCTTATGGAAG GTGATGTCCAACCAGGAGGCGGTCGACGAGATCAAGGATTGCAAGGACGCGCAGGCAGCTGCCAAGCACCTGACGGAGCAGGCCGTGAACCGGAAGAGCAAGGACGACATTTCAGTTATCGTCGTCAAGTTCCTGTGCTAG